One Paraburkholderia kururiensis DNA window includes the following coding sequences:
- a CDS encoding IS3 family transposase (programmed frameshift) — protein MKKSKFTEEQIAYALKQAELGTPVAEVCRKMGISDATFYNWRTKYGGLSPSELRRLKQLEEENAKLKRLVADLSLDKAMLQDVLFKKALKPSRRRELVTDLMQRFGASQRQTCALLQLSRTVYRYESVARDQSALEMRIKEITEVRVHYGAPRVYVMLRREGWRDNHKRVERVYRELGLSLRHKRPRRNKSARRRQPKQSVSAINEIWSMDFVADALFDGRRLRTLTIVDNYTRECLAIEVDGSLRGEHVVAALARLAHHRPLPRYIKADNGSEFISKALDKWAYENGVEIDFSRPGKPTDNAKNESFNGRFREECLNAHWFLSLEDARRKIEVWREYYNEARPHSALQWMTPAEFARQCTDRAGSARSEEPEFSN, from the exons GTGAAGAAGAGCAAGTTCACCGAAGAACAGATCGCCTATGCGTTGAAGCAGGCCGAGCTGGGCACGCCGGTCGCGGAGGTCTGCCGCAAGATGGGAATCAGCGACGCGACGTTTTACAACTGGCGGACGAAGTACGGTGGGCTGTCGCCGTCGGAGCTGCGCCGGCTGAAGCAACTTGAGGAAGAGAACGCGAAGCTCAAGCGGCTCGTGGCCGATCTGTCGCTGGACAAGGCCATGCTGCAGGACGTGCTGT TCAAAAAAGCTCTGAAGCCTTCCCGGCGCCGTGAGCTTGTCACGGACTTGATGCAACGTTTCGGCGCAAGTCAGCGGCAGACCTGCGCGTTGTTGCAGCTATCCCGCACGGTCTACCGATACGAGTCAGTCGCGCGGGATCAAAGCGCACTGGAAATGCGCATCAAGGAGATCACGGAAGTGCGGGTGCATTACGGTGCGCCGCGCGTGTACGTGATGCTTCGCCGGGAAGGCTGGAGAGACAACCATAAGAGAGTAGAACGCGTGTATCGCGAACTGGGCCTTTCGTTGCGCCACAAGCGACCCCGGCGAAACAAATCGGCCCGGCGCCGCCAGCCAAAGCAGTCAGTGAGCGCAATCAACGAGATCTGGAGCATGGACTTCGTCGCCGATGCACTTTTTGATGGTCGACGCTTGCGCACGCTCACGATCGTGGACAACTACACGCGGGAATGCCTGGCGATCGAAGTCGATGGTTCATTGCGTGGCGAACACGTTGTCGCCGCGCTGGCTCGGCTTGCGCATCATCGTCCGCTTCCCCGCTATATCAAGGCAGATAATGGCAGCGAGTTCATTTCGAAGGCGCTCGACAAATGGGCGTACGAGAATGGCGTGGAGATTGACTTCTCGCGTCCTGGCAAGCCGACCGACAACGCAAAGAATGAATCCTTCAACGGACGCTTTCGGGAGGAATGCCTCAACGCGCATTGGTTCTTGTCGCTGGAGGACGCCAGACGCAAAATCGAGGTCTGGCGCGAGTACTATAACGAGGCGCGCCCTCACTCTGCGCTGCAGTGGATGACACCGGCGGAATTCGCCCGCCAGTGTACCGATCGGGCCGGTTCGGCCCGTTCTGAAGAGCCGGAATTTTCCAACTAA
- a CDS encoding LysR family transcriptional regulator → MDTLQNMRVFVRVVEAGSFTAAAQSLNSTTGAMSRAVSELEAHLRARLLNRSTRRLALTTAGERYLERCQHILADVGKAEEEASCAHERPTGALRMHSYASIGQHYVLPAISRYRALHPEVTVELTLSQRMPDLFEGSADVAIVTAASLPNSDLVSHELGSTCSVLCASPAYIRSRGVPHSPADLARHECLILKTPAFPAHEWVLDGPEGSERMEVDGPVQVNIAESLVVAIREGMGIGILPVYAAINGLRDGTLMRVLPEHTLQKMNIYALYPSRKFVDAKTKTWVEFLRTHLPKVLARDKALLDELSQQQLDETTAPISASVAQAPEQALAIKE, encoded by the coding sequence ATGGATACGTTACAGAATATGCGGGTGTTCGTCCGCGTCGTTGAAGCCGGCAGCTTTACCGCCGCCGCGCAATCCCTGAACTCGACCACCGGCGCAATGTCGCGTGCAGTTTCCGAACTTGAGGCCCACCTGCGCGCCCGATTGCTCAATCGTTCGACAAGAAGACTCGCACTGACGACAGCAGGCGAGCGCTATCTGGAACGCTGCCAGCACATTCTTGCAGACGTCGGTAAGGCCGAAGAGGAAGCCAGCTGCGCACACGAACGTCCAACTGGCGCATTGCGCATGCACAGCTATGCCAGCATAGGTCAGCACTACGTGCTGCCTGCAATTTCACGCTACCGCGCGCTGCATCCCGAAGTGACGGTCGAACTCACGCTCTCGCAACGCATGCCCGATCTGTTCGAGGGCAGCGCAGACGTCGCGATCGTCACTGCTGCATCGTTGCCGAACTCGGACCTCGTCTCGCATGAACTGGGTTCTACGTGTAGCGTGCTTTGTGCATCGCCGGCCTATATCCGCTCAAGAGGCGTGCCGCATTCGCCGGCCGATCTTGCTCGCCATGAGTGTTTGATTCTCAAAACGCCTGCATTCCCTGCACACGAATGGGTCCTTGATGGGCCGGAAGGCAGTGAGCGAATGGAAGTCGACGGGCCTGTTCAGGTGAACATCGCCGAGTCGCTCGTGGTGGCCATCCGCGAAGGTATGGGTATCGGCATACTCCCTGTTTATGCTGCGATCAACGGGCTGCGCGACGGCACTCTGATGCGTGTGCTGCCGGAGCACACGTTGCAGAAGATGAACATCTACGCGCTGTATCCGTCGCGCAAGTTTGTCGATGCGAAAACGAAGACATGGGTGGAATTTCTCCGAACACATCTGCCCAAGGTTCTGGCGCGGGACAAAGCACTGCTCGACGAACTCTCACAGCAACAACTGGACGAAACAACCGCCCCGATATCCGCTTCGGTAGCGCAAGCACCTGAGCAGGCCTTGGCAATAAAGGAATGA
- a CDS encoding FUSC family protein: MNRQQAMSRTSSLHRHSAATLHAIKRAGREWGAGAGLVWLHLFKTVVAVLAAMGIAMLLDLPQPRIAMTTVFVLMQPLSGMVLAKSFYRIVGTAVGTIAALVLGAVFVQQPEWYVLGLTVWVAACTAAAVRNRHFRWYGFVLAGYTAALIGTPLVMQPNALYLAALGRAAEVAVGIVCSSAVSALIVPMQTSTVLLRTLHVRYANFTALASSVLSTRLPRGTFERRFADLVDAIVGFEATRVFAAFEDPSIRMRSQHLARLNSEFMDLCARLHALRQLLKRLHWRGEVIESVEPYFRELASLLSTPPRDGEGDSAHASRVATALATFQTSLPKRMRSTRVAIEAHAPSLLPDFDTSGELLYRFVSEFILYANTYASLAVEDNVISREPGIAPYMNKTNGYVVAFMFLRTAVVIATVGWFWIETDWPSGSLALTGAALTCALTSSAPNATRLAFQMAVGALFATVAGYVFTSFVYPVIDGFPLLCVALTPVFAAGAFLMTRRNIAGYGVGFSVFFCLLAGPDNVIAYAPMSLINNGMAIVASMLVASVGFAVVFPPDMGWLIERMCGDLRRQGVFACHGVLPGLNRRFQSGTHDLMFQLRMLLTPRSRRHRDALRWMLVTLEVGHAIIDLRKECAAAAYVNQMDSRWNASIDDLRGDIARLFARPDKRRIARALLAVRAATWVAQDVLDRLRHDRDRRHDLQRMLSCLHFIRTALLDRDAPLGTLRTRVSRSARSRAAAR, translated from the coding sequence ATGAACCGGCAGCAGGCGATGTCGCGCACGTCGTCTCTGCATCGGCATAGCGCAGCGACGCTGCACGCCATCAAGCGCGCGGGCCGCGAGTGGGGAGCGGGCGCAGGCCTTGTCTGGCTGCACCTCTTCAAGACTGTCGTGGCGGTACTTGCGGCAATGGGCATTGCGATGCTGCTCGATCTGCCGCAGCCTCGCATCGCGATGACTACCGTGTTCGTGCTGATGCAGCCGCTTTCCGGCATGGTGCTCGCGAAGAGCTTCTATCGGATCGTAGGCACTGCGGTTGGCACGATCGCGGCGCTCGTGCTCGGGGCTGTATTCGTACAGCAGCCGGAATGGTATGTATTGGGTTTGACTGTCTGGGTTGCGGCCTGTACGGCAGCAGCAGTCAGGAATCGGCATTTTCGTTGGTACGGCTTCGTACTTGCGGGTTACACCGCCGCGCTGATCGGCACTCCGCTGGTGATGCAGCCAAATGCGCTTTATCTCGCGGCGCTCGGACGTGCAGCGGAAGTGGCAGTCGGCATCGTGTGCTCGAGTGCAGTTAGTGCATTGATCGTACCAATGCAGACGAGCACGGTGCTGCTGCGTACGCTACATGTGCGATACGCGAATTTTACTGCGCTTGCCTCAAGCGTGCTTTCAACCCGGCTACCCCGCGGTACCTTCGAACGTCGTTTCGCCGATCTCGTCGATGCAATCGTCGGTTTCGAAGCCACCCGCGTATTCGCCGCCTTCGAAGATCCGTCGATCCGCATGCGCAGTCAGCACCTTGCGCGGCTGAATAGCGAATTCATGGATCTGTGCGCTCGATTGCATGCGTTACGTCAGTTGCTGAAGCGGCTGCACTGGCGCGGAGAAGTGATCGAAAGCGTCGAGCCGTATTTTCGCGAGCTTGCTAGCCTGCTTTCAACGCCGCCGCGCGACGGGGAGGGCGACAGCGCGCATGCCAGTCGCGTGGCGACGGCACTCGCAACGTTCCAGACGTCTTTGCCGAAACGCATGCGGTCGACACGCGTCGCCATCGAAGCACACGCGCCTTCGTTGTTGCCCGACTTCGACACGTCCGGCGAATTGCTCTATCGATTCGTCAGCGAGTTCATTCTCTATGCGAACACCTATGCATCGCTTGCCGTCGAAGACAACGTAATAAGCCGAGAGCCGGGCATCGCGCCTTACATGAACAAAACGAACGGCTATGTCGTCGCGTTCATGTTCCTGCGCACGGCCGTCGTCATCGCCACGGTGGGATGGTTCTGGATCGAAACCGATTGGCCGAGCGGCAGTCTCGCTCTCACGGGCGCGGCGCTCACGTGCGCGCTGACGTCGTCGGCGCCGAATGCGACGCGGCTCGCATTTCAGATGGCCGTGGGAGCGCTATTCGCCACGGTAGCGGGATACGTCTTCACCAGTTTCGTGTATCCGGTCATCGACGGCTTTCCGCTCCTATGCGTGGCTCTTACGCCGGTGTTCGCAGCAGGTGCTTTCCTGATGACCCGCCGGAACATTGCAGGCTACGGCGTGGGTTTTTCCGTCTTTTTCTGTCTGCTCGCTGGGCCCGACAACGTCATCGCCTACGCGCCTATGTCGCTCATCAACAACGGCATGGCCATCGTGGCGTCCATGCTTGTTGCCTCGGTCGGATTTGCCGTCGTGTTTCCGCCCGATATGGGCTGGCTCATCGAGCGCATGTGCGGCGATCTGAGGAGGCAGGGCGTATTCGCATGTCATGGCGTGCTGCCCGGCCTCAACCGGCGCTTCCAGTCGGGCACGCATGACTTGATGTTTCAGTTGCGCATGCTGCTCACGCCGCGCTCGCGAAGACATCGCGATGCACTGCGATGGATGCTCGTCACGCTCGAAGTCGGCCATGCCATCATCGATTTGCGCAAGGAGTGCGCGGCCGCGGCTTACGTGAACCAGATGGACTCGCGCTGGAACGCGAGCATCGACGACCTGCGAGGCGATATCGCACGTCTCTTTGCGCGACCCGACAAACGCCGCATCGCGCGCGCATTGCTCGCCGTTCGCGCGGCCACGTGGGTGGCGCAGGACGTGCTGGATCGTCTGCGACACGATCGGGACCGGCGTCACGATCTGCAGCGCATGTTGAGCTGCCTCCACTTCATTCGCACGGCCCTGCTCGATCGCGATGCGCCGCTCGGCACGCTTCGCACGCGCGTGTCGCGGTCGGCCCGGTCCAGAGCCGCCGCGCGATGA